Proteins found in one Miscanthus floridulus cultivar M001 chromosome 4, ASM1932011v1, whole genome shotgun sequence genomic segment:
- the LOC136551769 gene encoding myb-related protein 306-like, whose protein sequence is MGRPPCCDKVGVKKGPWTPEEDLMLVSYVQEHGPGNWRAVPTNTGLMRCSKSCRLRWTNYLRPGIKRGNFTEQEEKLIIHLQALLGNRWAAIASYLPERTDNDIKNYWNTHLKKKLKKMQAVEGDDGGEDGAAGASGGGGAAGGGGNKRPAVPKGQWERRLQTDIHTARQALRDALSLEPSAPLAPAKVEPLPATPPGCTTYASSAENIARLLEGWLRPGGGGGGKGPEASGSTSTTATTQQRPQCSGEGAVSASASHSGGAAANTAAQTPECSTETSKMAGAGSASAPPAFSMLESWLLDDGMGHGEVGLMADVVPLGDPSEFF, encoded by the exons ATGGGGAGGCCGCCGTGCTGCGACAAGGTGGGAGTGAAGAAAGGGCCATGGACCCCCGAGGAGGACCTCATGCTCGTCTCCTATGTCCAGGAGCACGGCCCCGGCAACTGGCGCGCCGTGCCGACCAACACCG GGCTGATGCGGTGCAGCAAGAGCTGCAGGTTGCGGTGGACAAACTACCTCCGGCCAGGAATCAAGCGCGGCAACTTTACCGAGCAGGAGGAGAAGCTCATCATCCACCTCCAGGCTCTCCTTGGCAACAG GTGGGCGGCGATAGCGTCCTACTTGCCGGAGAGGACGGACAACGATATCAAGAACTACTGGAACACGCATctgaagaagaagctgaagaagatgcaGGCTGTCGAAGGGGACGACGGGGGAGAGGACGGCGCAGCAGGTGCCTCGgggggcggcggcgccgccggcgggGGAGGGAATAAGCGTCCGGCCGTACCCAAGGGGCAGTGGGAGCGGCGGCTGCAGACCGACATCCAcacggcgcggcaggccctgcgcGACGCGCTCTCGCTGGAGCCTTCGGCGCCGCTGGCGCCGGCGAAGGTGGAGCCTCTGCCGGCGACTCCTCCCGGGTGCACGACGTACGCGTCTAGCGCCGAGAACATCGCGCGGCTGCTGGAGGGGTGGCtgcgccccggcggcggcggcgggggcaagGGGCCGGAGGCGTCGGGTTCGACGTCGACGACGGCCACGACGCAGCAGCGACCGCAGTGCTCCGGTGAGGGCGCGGTGTCCGCGTCAGCGAGCCACAGTGGCGGGGCGGCCGCGAACACGGCGGCGCAGACCCCCGAGTGCTCGACGGAGACCAGCAAGATGGCCGGCGCGGGCTCCGCCTCCGCGCCGCCGGCGTTCTCGATGCTGGAGAGCTGGCTGCTCGACGACGGCATGGGGCACGGCGAGGTGGGGCTCATGGCAGACGTGGTGCCATTAGGGGACCCCAGTGAGTTCTTTTAA